In Pyricularia oryzae 70-15 chromosome 2, whole genome shotgun sequence, one genomic interval encodes:
- a CDS encoding dicer-like protein 2, whose amino-acid sequence MSSQDESASSSDTGEGGHVFGRENLNQSADYGYKTGSSASTHSTTDDAISEEPQPSGNGPRSIIARAYQLEMFQASMQQNIIVSMDTGSGKTQVAVLRIRAELERTPPEKRVWFLAPTVALCAQQYEVIRSQIKVANSIVMTGDDNVDSWSDVQTWDAVLANVRVVVCTYMILFEALSHAFVTMDSISLLVMDEAHNCTGKFPGRLIMKRFYMPRKSAGDHVPHILGLTASPVMKSDLSSMEDLESSLDSVCRGPTLQREELFANVHQPTMTVTTYKECDLRSPVQYTRNMNNLHLAFENLDIAEDPYVLHLMGQRTPKSLRELDRILTKLDTYTQNQMKALQRKSSSLFRELGQWAVDSYIYNVVEKVSNLDARSSWLGGWLDDEQRYLHRAIQGINALPVSAAIPAPEMTSIKLQVLLRILRGYEGSPVGIVFVKERATAGILSQLLAIIPDINARYKVGCMVGTSRYMSRKMNIHEVLQQGDDLLALEKFRSGAINLLVATSVLEEGIDVPVCNLVICFDMPANLKSFIQRRGRARMRESKLHLMIEEDSLVSVKDWGALEAAMKQRYENDMRELDHLAQVEEEDEMDVPPLHSRTTAAKVTVDDAKGHLEHFCRVVTRSQQYVDASPEYLVTTKTTAFVGGKPIPILGVTVLLPASLPPNLRQAHSSRDWISERNAKKDAALQAYKMLYEAGLINEHLLPIRESDFVDREVDGRPGLLEVQEQWNPWPCIVEAWETGLSSQTIHRRRLQLTDQDGMLMGELDALLPVPFPPISILKLYWIQHSEHPWTISFDPDVTMSGPGSTDPSFEIQQALDQTQILLDMAFGHRFSVSEQSKALRFIWPNRTLKLQMIGGQPFSKKAGEAHSSDYIIRSYGRDPYIYKSWVPVKPPLELVRGYWKAKPDEEEPPADAPWVVVKRLPKNCGFVKNSRIPIELPKEYQTSSPRRFDYIIPEQLCTFDTVPATLVQLGMLVPSITQAMEPYFVAQELLRRTALGSLDFKDIDLVMMVITSSSAGRLTNYERVEFLGDAVLKLGAAVTCATNNLHFPEGYLSLLKDRLVSNSRLCKAATALGLDQFIITRQYSLKQWRNMLTAPEPPTNTRKMSSKTLADVTEALIGAAYIEGGMSKALRCISLMIPNERWRSLDESRAVLYQVALNDIPLPSTLGPLEELLGYSFNKKSLLIEAITHASYNIPGSAGSSLERLEFLGDSVLDFVVVARLFSVKDPAPIEHYNMHLLRTAVVNGEFLGFLAMEWRTAATQRSVVVRTGQGTADELETVETPGLPLFGFLRHNASGDWVRDQQLAEERHAEMAPGIRDALEHGQRYPWDLLARLRISKVHSDVLEAVIGAVWVDSGSLEECEKLIERVGILRYLDRALRDGVKILHPKEELGRVAQNNKVVYKVDKAKRAARAEVYEVSGELAEGEDVEFLCSVTVGDRCVARVGGAVSKNDAMTKAALEVIRVWEEAGRSWDNVGVVLEEGV is encoded by the exons ATGTCGTCCCAGGACGAATCTGCCTCGTCTAGCGACACGGGAGAAGGTGGTCATGTCTTTGGCAGGGAAAACCTCAACCAGTCTGCCGACTATGGCTATAAAACTGGCAGCAGCGCCTCCACTCACTCTACAACTGACGATGCAATCTCGGAAGAGCCTCAGCCCTCAGGGAATGGGCCGCGATCCATAATTGCACGAGCTTACCAACTAGAGATGTTTCAAGCTAGCATGCAGCAGAACATCATTGTCTCTATGGATACTGGCAGCGGGAAAACTCAAGTTGCTGTGCTTCGAATCCGAGCAGAACTCGAACGTACGCCACCAGAAAAG CGTGTTTGGTTCCTCGCTCCAACTGTTGCCCTTTGCGCACAGCAGTATGAGGTTATCCGCTCACAGATCAAAGTTGCCAACTCGATCGTTATGACGGGCGATGATAACGTCGATTCGTGGTCAGACGTCCAGACTTGGGATGCTGTCTTGGCCAATGTGCGAGTGGTGGTCTGTACCTATATGATATTATTTGAAGCCTTGAGCCATGCTTTTGTCACCATGGATTCCATTTCACTCCTGGTTATGGATGAAG CCCATAACTGCACCGGCAAATTCCCGGGGCGTTTGATAATGAAAAGGTTCTACATGCCGCGCAAGTCCGCAGGAGATCATGTGCCTCACATCCTCGGACTTACCGCAAGTCCAGTTATGAAGTCAGACCTATCGTCGATGGAAGATCTGGAGAGCTCACTGGACTCGGTCTGCCGTGGTCCCACCTTACAGAGGGAGGAGCTTTTCGCAAACGTCCACCAGCCTACAATGACGGTAACCACTTATAAAGAGTGTGATTTGAGGTCGCCCGTTCAGTATACGCGGAACATGAATAATCTGCACCTGGCATTCGAAAATCTCGACATAGCCGAGGACCCATACGTCCTTCATCTCATGGGCCAAAGAACACCCAAAAGCCTGAGGGAGCTGGATAGGATCTTGACCAAGCTCGACACCTACACCCAAAATCAAATGAAGGCTCTGCAACGAAAGAGCTCATCCCTGTTCCGTGAGCTAGGGCAATGGGCCGTTGACAGCTACATCTATAATGTTGTCGAAAAAGTCTCTAACTTGGATGCTCGAAGCAGTTGGCTAGGAGGGTGGCTTGACGACGAACAAAGGTATCTCCATCGGGCGATTCAAGGAATCAATGCGCTCCCGGTAAGCGCAGCCATACCAGCACCTGAAATGACTTCCATAAAACTTCAGGTCCTTCTCCGGATCCTGCGTGGGTATGAGGGTTCGCCAGTTGGAATAGTTTTTGTCAAAGAGCGAGCCACCGCAGGGATACTATCCCAGCTGTTGGCCATAATTCCGGATATAAACGCACGGTATAAGGTCGGCTGCATGGTTGGAACGTCCAGGTATATGTCCAGGAAAATGAACATACACGAAGTCCTGCAGCAGGGAGACGACTTGCTAGCCCTTGAGAAATTTCGTTCCGGCGCCATCAACCTTCTCGTGGCGACCAGCGTGTTGGAAGAGGGTATCGACGTGCCTGTCTGCAATCTTGTCATATGTTTTGACATGCCTGCGAATCTAAAGTCATTTATACAGCGAAGAGGTCGCGCCCGGATGCGGGAGTCCAAACTCCACCTCATGATCGAGGAGGATTCGCTGGTGTCAGTTAAAGATTGGGGGGCATTGGAGGCAGCGATGAAGCAGCGATACGAAAACGATATGCGAGAATTGGATCATCTCGCCCAGGTGGAGGAAGAAGATGAAATGGACGTGCCTCCGCTGCACTCAAGGACGACAGCAGCAAAAGTCACAGTCGATGATGCGAAGGGTCACCTGGAACATTTTTGCCGTGTTGTCACCCGTTCTCAGCAGTATGTCGACGCATCCCCAGAGTACTTAGTCACCACCAAGACTACGGCGTTTGTTGGCGGTAAGCCCATTCCGATCTTAGGTGTAACTGTGCTTTTGCCTGCctccctgccgccgaatttGAGACAGGCACACAGCTCCCGGGACTGGATCTCAGAGCGTAATGCAAAGAAAGACGCTGCATTGCAAGCTTACAAAATGCTTTACGAAGCTGGACTGATCAACGAACATCTTCTTCCTATCCGGGAGTCTGATTTTGTTGATAGAGAGGTTGATGGGAGACCTGGTCTTTTGGAGGTCCAGGAACAGTGGAATCCCTGGCCATGCATTGTCGAGGCATGGGAGACTGGGTTGTCAAGCCAAACCATTCACCGTCGACGCCTGCAACTTACAGACCAAGATGGAATGTTGATGGGCGAGCTCGACGCTCTACTTCCAGTCCCTTTCCCACCTATATCCATTTTAAAGCTATACTGGATTCAACACTCGGAGCACCCGTGGACTATTAGCTTTGATCCAGACGTGACCATGTCAGGGCCCGGTAGTACAGACCCTAGTTTCGAAATCCAGCAGGCCCTGGACCAAACCCAGATTCTCCTAGATATGGCTTTCGGCCATCGCTTCTCTGTTTCTGAGCAAAGTAAAGCCCTTCGATTCATCTGGCCCAACAGGACCTTGAAGCTTCAGATGATAGGTGGTCAGCCGTTCTCAAAGAAAGCGGGCGAGGCCCATAGCAGTGATTACATTATCAGAAGCTATGGAAGGGATCCGTACATATACAAGTCCTGGGTCCCGGTAAAACCACCACTCGAACTCGTGCGAGGATATTGGAAGGCAAAGCCGGACGAAGAGGAGCCACCAGCGGATGCTCCTTGGGTGGTTGTAAAAAGGTTACCCAAGAACTGCGGTTTCGTCAAAAACTCGCGGATACCCATCGAGCTGCCTAAGGAGTATCAGACGTCAAGCCCGAGGAGGTTTGACTACATAATACCCGAGCAGCTGTGCACATTCGATACTGTCCCGGCGACTTTGGTCCAGCTTGGTATGCTTGTTCCATCGATTACTCAGGCCATGGAGCCTTATTTCGTCGCACAAGAACTCCTTCGGCGGACGGCACTAGGTTCCCTGGATTTCAAAGACATTGACCTTGTTATGATGGTGATCACTTCGTCCAGTGCGGGAAGGTTAACCAACTACGAGCGCGTCGAGTTCTTGGGTGATGCCGTCTTGAAGCTTGGAGCAGCAGTGACCTGCGCTACGAACA ATTTGCACTTTCCTGAAGGCTATCTCAGCCTACTGAAGGATAGGCTTGTCTCAAACTCCCGGCTATGCAAGGCGGCCACAGCCTTGGGCTTAGATCAGTTCATAATAACACGACAGTACAGTCTGAAGCAATGGAGAAATATGCTGACTGCTCCCGAGCCACCAACCAACACGAGGAAAATGTCGAGCAAGACTCTTGCGGACGTAACAGAAGCTCTTATTGGAGCGGCGTATATCGAGGGCGGTATGAGCAAGGCGCTCCGCTGCATATCTTTAATGATCCCCAACGAACGTTGGAGAAGTCTTGACGAAAGCCGTGCGGTTCTGTACCAAGTAGCTCTCAACGATATTCCCCTGCCATCAACGCTAGGGCCGTTAGAGGAATTACTCGGCTACAGCTTTAACAAGAAGTCGCTCCTCATTGAAGCCATCACACACGCGTCGTACAACATCCCCGGTTCAGCAGGCAGCTCCCTCGAGCGACTAGAGTTCTTGGGAGACAGTGTGCTGGATTTTGTTGTGGTGGCACGGCTTTTTTCTGTCAAGGACCCTGCCCCCATTGAGCACTATAACATGCACTTATTACGCACTGCAGTTGTCAATGGCGAATTCTTGGGCTTCTTGGCCATGGAGTGGCGGACAGCAGCGACTCAAAGATCAGTAGTTGTCAGAACTGGCCAGGGTACAGCCGACGAGCTCGAAACGGTCGAAACCCCAGGTCTGCCGCTCTTCGGCTTCCTACGCCACAACGCGTCGGGAGACTGGGTCCGCGACCAGCAGTTGGCAGAAGAGCGGCACGCGGAGATGGCGCCGGGCATTAGAGATGCCTTGGAGCACGGGCAGCGGTATCCATGGGATCTGCTGGCGCGGCTGCGCATCAGCAAGGTCCACTCGGACGTGCTCGAGGCGGTCATTGGTGCGGTCTGGGTCGACTCGGGGTCTCTGGAGGAATGCGAGAAGCTTATCGAGCGTGTGGGGATTCTACGCTACCTGGACCGGGCACTCAGGGACGGTGTCAAGATCTTGCACCCCAAAGAGGAGCTGGGCAGGGTGGCACAGAACAACAAGGTGGTCTACAAGGTCGACAAGGCCAAACGGGCTGCTAGAGCTGAGGTATATGAAGTCTCTGGAGAACTGGCAGAGGGAGAAGATGTCGAGTTCCTCTGCAGCGTCACGGTTGGGGATAGGTGCGTTGCACGCGTTGGCGGAGCTGTTAGCAAGAACGACGCCATGACCAAGGCTGCGCTGGAGGTTATTCGAGTGTGGGAAGAAGCGGGTCGGTCGTGGGATAATGTTGGGGTAGTTTTGGAGGAAGGGGTTTAG
- a CDS encoding argininosuccinate synthase: protein MSKGRVCLAYSGGLDTSTILVWLIEQGYTVVCFLANVGQEEDWDEVKAKAKKLGAEEMVILDLQKEFVEQIVFRAIQCNAIYEDRYLLGTSLARPIIARAQVRVAEQYNCQYVSHGCTGKGNDQVRFELAFKACNPSIEVIAPWRLPEFISKFQGRQDLLKYAEEKNIPVSSSPKAPWSMDDNLVHCSYEAGVLEDPDHTPPKELWTRTVDPVDAPATPQEFTVEFEKGIPTKVTVDGKETTGSVEVFKLLNKLGHDHGVGRIDIVENRFIGLKSRGCYDTPGLTIARLAHLDLEGLVMDSKVREIRDQFCTLSWSRQLYNGMYFSPEREFVENSIIFSQENVTGQVRLAVYKGNTYVLGRKSDASNLYSEQDASMDSLEGFSPMDTTGFIEINAIRLKKYGLQKIKDGKPLTQS from the exons ATGTCCAAAGGTCGCGTCTGCTT AGCCTACTCTGGAG GTCTTGATACCTCT ACCATCCTGGTGTGGCTCATTGAGCAG GGCTACACCGTCGTCTGCTTCCTCGCCAATGTCGGCCAGGAGGAGGACTGGGATGaggtcaaggccaaggccaagaagcttgGTGCTGAGGAGATGGTGATCCTCGACCTGCAGAAGGAGTTTGTCGAGCAGATCGTCTTCCGCGCCATCCAGTGCAACGCCATATACGAGGACAGGTACCTGCTGGGCACCTCGCTGGCCCGCCCCATCATCGCCCGCGCCCAGGTCCGCGTCGCCGAGCAGTACAACTGCCAGTACGTCAGCCACGGCTGCACCGGCAAGGGCAACGACCAGGTCCGCTTCGAGCTCGCCTTCAAGGCCTGCAACCCTTCCATCGAGGTTATTGCCCCATGGAGGCTGCCCGAGTTCATCTCCAAGTTCCAGGGTCGTCAAGACCTGCTCAAGTACGCCGAGGAGAAGAACATCCCCGTCTCTTCCAGCCCCAAGGCCCCCTGGTCCATGGACGACAACCTCGTCCACTGCAGCTACGAGGCCGGCGTGCTcgaggaccccgaccacACCCCTCCCAAGGAGCTGTGGACTCGTACCGTTGACCCCGTCGACGCCCCTGCCACTCCTCAGGAGTTCACTGTTGAGTTCGAGAAGGGTATCCCCACAAAGGTTACGGTCGACGGTAAGGAGACGACCGGCTCGGTTGAGGTCTTCAAGCTGCTCAACAAGCTGGGCCACGACCACGGTGTTGGCCGTATCGACATTGTCGAGAACCGCTTCATCGGCCTCAAGTCTCGTGGCTGCTACGACACCCCTGGTTTGACCATTGCCCGCCTGGCCCACTTGGATCTCGAGGGTCTGGTCATGGACTCCAAGGTCCGTGAGATTCGTGACCAGTTCTGTACTCTGTCGTGGTCTCGCCAGCTGTACAACGGCATGTACTTCAGCCCGGAGCGCGAGTT CGTCGAGAACTCGATCATCTTCAGCCAGGAGAACGTCACCGGTCAGGTCAGGTTGGCCGTCTACAAGGGCAACACTTACGTCCTGGGCCGCAAGAGCGACGCCAGCAACCTCTACTCGGAGCAGGACGCTTCCATGGACTCGCTCGAGGGCTTCTCGCCCATGGACACGACTGGCTTCATCGAGATCAATGCCATCCGCCTGAAGAAATACGGTCTGCAAAAGATCAAGGACGGCAAGCCCCTTACTCAGTCATGA